A stretch of Alkalicella caledoniensis DNA encodes these proteins:
- a CDS encoding metalloregulator ArsR/SmtB family transcription factor, whose protein sequence is MSKNTIAIFKCLADKSRLRILNYLIERPMYVELISELLDLNPSTISFHLKKLEDAGLVYSTKEQYYVTYHINPDILQHKLSELVSLEYTDSNEQKEREDNYRRKVLEAFFEYGKLKSLPVQQKKRRIVLEEIARSFEKDKTYPEREVNIIIADFNDNFCTIRRDMVDEKILERENGIYRLT, encoded by the coding sequence ATGAGTAAGAACACAATAGCCATATTTAAGTGCCTAGCAGATAAGTCTAGGCTTAGGATTCTAAACTACCTTATAGAAAGACCAATGTATGTTGAACTCATTTCGGAACTTTTAGACCTTAACCCATCTACAATTTCCTTTCATCTTAAAAAGTTAGAGGACGCAGGTTTGGTATACTCCACTAAGGAACAGTACTATGTAACCTACCATATAAATCCAGATATCCTGCAGCATAAGCTATCTGAATTAGTAAGCTTAGAATACACTGACTCCAATGAACAGAAGGAAAGAGAAGATAATTACAGAAGAAAGGTATTAGAGGCTTTCTTTGAATATGGAAAACTAAAATCTCTACCAGTCCAGCAAAAAAAGAGAAGGATAGTCCTCGAGGAAATAGCCAGAAGCTTTGAAAAAGACAAAACATATCCTGAACGTGAGGTTAACATTATTATAGCGGACTTCAATGACAATTTTTGCACTATCAGAAGAGATATGGTAGATGAGAAAATACTAGAGCGGGAAAACGGGATATATAGATTAACATAA